The following coding sequences lie in one Xanthomonas hyacinthi genomic window:
- a CDS encoding TetR/AcrR family transcriptional regulator, which yields MSPNLVRVHFGSKADLWDACVSQLAQDLDPRLAAMAQLTERDERTLPDRLTEAILLMAAFYEAHPAIRDFVARVVSERPERAAVVAERLLRPAYQAGHALILAGIEAGIVKATHPALFFVLLNGMLSQPPEFPQLLARLAPEIGADEARTRLVDTVLATLLHPPHRDTGGAPVATLRTPQEGTP from the coding sequence GTGAGCCCCAACCTGGTGCGCGTGCATTTCGGAAGCAAGGCCGACTTGTGGGACGCCTGCGTGAGCCAGCTCGCCCAGGACCTGGACCCCAGACTTGCGGCCATGGCGCAGCTGACCGAGCGCGACGAGCGGACGCTGCCGGATCGGCTGACGGAGGCGATCCTGCTCATGGCCGCGTTCTACGAGGCCCATCCGGCGATACGCGACTTCGTCGCGCGGGTGGTCTCCGAACGCCCCGAGCGCGCCGCCGTCGTCGCCGAACGCTTGCTGCGCCCCGCCTATCAAGCCGGGCACGCATTGATCCTTGCCGGGATCGAGGCCGGCATCGTGAAGGCGACGCATCCGGCGCTGTTCTTCGTGCTGCTGAACGGCATGCTGAGCCAGCCGCCGGAGTTTCCGCAGCTGCTGGCGCGGCTGGCGCCGGAGATCGGAGCCGACGAAGCGCGGACGCGGCTGGTCGACACCGTCCTCGCCACCCTGCTGCATCCCCCGCATCGCGACACCGGTGGCGCACCGGTCGCCACGCTGCGCACTCCCCAGGAAGGCACCCCATGA